Proteins encoded together in one Planctomyces sp. SH-PL14 window:
- a CDS encoding ATP-binding protein, whose protein sequence is MITQHRSLSSFVESRSKGYRLRKVELWNWGTFDEHIFTVAPKGESTLLIGQNGSGKSTLVDAILTLLVRPGVRNFNVAAGAKKRERDERSYLLGAYDRGSDDDGGVRVKYLRPKGEKYSVILACFRNQGIDKVFTIAQVLYLAGDQSVEKVYCCAEGERSIREDFGHLESTENIVKVLKGRGIRATRTFQEFEAWFSKATHVKPKAMEVFNQTVAVKDIQRLNDFIRDHMLEPHNWEEKFDRLLGHFTQLSEAHDSLVRVRQQRDLLEPVARIGEEYRHAKTRLDHAERLVNASAAYFAQRTVDLFVPAIAEEERQRKETAEQRETVKEQIRVLQERARLLRNEIENVGGDRLKLIPGLIAFEGAHAGQKRKAHGRFQEALDRLSLSVEVHDEASLVLVRRCVAELQAEFTAEAARLTSERDASLLVRGEARRDLVTCREELDGLNRRKENIPEWSVQLRDALCRELGLPLREFPFAAELMQVSATARDWESSIEKVLRGLALSLLVPDRYYRTVSQYIDRTRLTAQGRGQRLVYLHVAARPTGPGTKPDRNSLVGKLDFREGHSLLPWLKGELLDRFDYRCCETIEEFHEQRGMAITRNRHVKAGRQRHEKDDREQAVDPRNFVLGWDNREKKQRIAAAIKRLEEIDAVESSKIQTVDDATAQLQFQHSAILEIQRVTRFAEIDFATHDREVRRLEEERDAIEAGSSTLRSLKTRLSDTEAEEADLRQRDEGLVGDEREHQLRIREANTLVVNARSELGRREAGGRLEADRKVFSELDSELASPPLTTDNFFDRRERFRREQDRRIADLKEEVAPKQNHLTEAMSRFLRSAPEESADLSASVDYLGSFLGLRQRILEDDLPRHEQRFKERLNRNVIEDIGFFRSALEQERRKIEEKIELLNASLQKLEYRLGTHIQLEPRPIRDVDITDFQTRLRECVEGSFEDTAEANEARFIRIKELILRLQDEENRTWRNKVTDVRRWFDFLAVVIDRETGKSVSVYQDSSGQSGGEKAKLAFTILVAAIAYQYDLDPESSVSDRFHFVVVDEMFSKVDDQHAEYALELFKQFGLQVLIVAPLDAKARVTQPYVGSYLHAVKKNNRSAIYEMTAEAFEECAGHHETSEPTAAHHHDSA, encoded by the coding sequence ATCGACTTCGCAAAGTCGAACTCTGGAACTGGGGTACGTTCGACGAGCATATTTTCACTGTTGCTCCGAAGGGCGAATCGACCCTTCTGATTGGCCAGAACGGTTCAGGCAAATCGACCTTGGTCGATGCCATTCTGACATTGCTCGTTCGTCCAGGCGTTAGGAACTTCAATGTCGCCGCGGGAGCCAAGAAGCGCGAACGGGACGAGCGTTCGTATCTGCTCGGTGCCTACGACCGTGGGAGTGACGACGATGGAGGAGTTCGCGTCAAGTATCTCCGGCCGAAGGGGGAAAAGTACTCGGTGATCCTGGCTTGTTTCCGCAATCAGGGCATCGACAAGGTCTTTACGATCGCTCAGGTTCTCTATCTGGCCGGAGACCAGAGCGTCGAGAAGGTGTATTGCTGCGCCGAGGGCGAACGGTCCATTCGCGAGGACTTTGGACATCTGGAGTCCACGGAGAACATTGTCAAAGTCCTGAAGGGCCGCGGCATTCGCGCGACCCGGACCTTCCAAGAGTTTGAGGCGTGGTTCAGCAAGGCGACGCACGTCAAACCGAAGGCGATGGAGGTCTTCAATCAGACTGTCGCAGTGAAGGACATCCAGCGGCTAAACGATTTCATTCGCGACCACATGCTGGAACCTCACAACTGGGAAGAAAAGTTTGATCGTCTCCTGGGGCACTTCACACAGCTGAGTGAAGCGCACGACAGCCTCGTCCGCGTCCGCCAACAGCGAGATCTTTTGGAACCTGTCGCCCGCATCGGCGAAGAATACCGGCATGCAAAGACCCGACTGGACCACGCCGAAAGGCTTGTGAATGCCTCCGCCGCCTATTTCGCTCAGAGAACAGTCGACCTTTTCGTGCCGGCCATCGCCGAGGAGGAACGTCAGCGGAAGGAAACTGCCGAACAACGAGAAACGGTGAAGGAGCAGATTCGCGTTCTTCAGGAGCGCGCTCGGCTTCTTCGAAACGAGATCGAGAACGTCGGTGGGGATCGGCTCAAACTGATCCCCGGACTGATCGCTTTCGAAGGCGCCCATGCCGGTCAAAAACGAAAGGCGCACGGAAGGTTCCAGGAAGCGCTGGACCGTTTGTCTCTCTCTGTCGAAGTTCACGACGAAGCCTCACTCGTGTTAGTGCGGAGGTGCGTTGCAGAACTCCAGGCTGAGTTCACGGCAGAAGCGGCGAGGCTCACCAGTGAACGAGACGCATCGCTCCTTGTTCGTGGCGAAGCCCGCCGAGACCTCGTCACGTGCCGCGAAGAACTGGATGGACTGAACCGTCGCAAAGAGAATATCCCTGAATGGTCGGTTCAGCTCCGCGACGCCCTCTGCCGCGAGCTGGGATTGCCGCTACGCGAGTTCCCCTTTGCTGCGGAGTTGATGCAAGTCAGTGCAACGGCCCGGGACTGGGAGTCCTCGATCGAGAAAGTGCTCCGGGGGCTCGCATTGAGCCTGCTGGTGCCCGACAGGTACTACCGAACGGTTTCTCAGTACATCGACAGGACTCGGCTGACCGCCCAAGGGCGAGGACAGCGACTTGTGTACCTTCATGTGGCAGCGCGTCCCACTGGGCCTGGAACGAAGCCAGATCGCAATTCGCTGGTTGGCAAACTGGACTTTCGTGAAGGCCACTCGCTGCTTCCGTGGCTGAAAGGAGAACTGCTCGATCGCTTCGACTATCGATGCTGCGAGACGATTGAGGAGTTCCATGAGCAGCGGGGAATGGCGATCACCCGGAATCGACATGTGAAGGCTGGACGCCAGCGGCATGAAAAGGACGACCGCGAGCAGGCGGTCGACCCTCGCAACTTCGTCTTGGGATGGGACAACCGTGAGAAGAAGCAGCGGATCGCAGCCGCGATCAAACGCCTTGAGGAGATCGATGCCGTCGAGTCGTCCAAAATCCAGACCGTCGATGACGCGACGGCCCAGCTGCAGTTCCAGCATAGTGCGATTCTGGAGATCCAGCGGGTAACACGCTTTGCTGAGATCGACTTCGCCACGCACGATCGAGAGGTTCGCCGACTCGAAGAAGAGCGGGATGCCATCGAGGCCGGATCAAGTACCCTCCGGTCGTTGAAGACGAGGCTGAGCGACACCGAAGCGGAAGAGGCCGATCTGAGACAGCGGGATGAGGGACTGGTTGGTGACGAACGAGAGCACCAACTCCGGATTCGCGAGGCGAACACGCTTGTTGTCAATGCCCGGTCTGAGCTGGGGCGTCGCGAAGCCGGTGGTCGATTGGAAGCCGATCGGAAAGTCTTCAGCGAACTCGACTCGGAGTTGGCCAGTCCGCCACTGACGACGGACAATTTCTTCGACCGTCGAGAGCGATTCCGCAGGGAACAGGATCGACGAATTGCAGACCTGAAGGAAGAGGTCGCGCCGAAACAGAATCATCTGACGGAGGCGATGTCACGTTTCTTGCGATCGGCTCCCGAAGAGTCGGCCGACTTGAGCGCGTCAGTGGACTACCTCGGCAGTTTCTTGGGGCTTCGACAACGGATTCTGGAGGATGACCTTCCTCGACATGAGCAGCGGTTCAAGGAACGGCTCAATCGGAACGTCATCGAAGACATCGGGTTCTTTCGCAGCGCTCTGGAACAGGAGCGGCGCAAGATCGAGGAGAAGATCGAACTGCTCAATGCCTCGCTGCAAAAACTCGAGTACCGGCTGGGGACGCACATCCAGCTGGAGCCACGGCCGATCCGGGACGTCGACATCACAGATTTTCAAACCCGACTCCGCGAGTGCGTGGAGGGGAGTTTTGAAGACACGGCCGAAGCCAACGAGGCGCGCTTCATTCGGATTAAAGAGTTGATTCTGCGTCTGCAGGACGAGGAGAATCGCACTTGGCGGAACAAGGTCACCGACGTCCGTCGCTGGTTCGATTTTCTCGCGGTCGTCATCGACCGTGAGACAGGCAAGTCGGTCTCGGTCTACCAGGACAGCAGTGGGCAGTCCGGAGGCGAGAAAGCGAAGCTGGCTTTCACGATTCTGGTGGCCGCCATCGCCTACCAGTATGACCTCGACCCGGAGAGTTCCGTCAGCGACCGCTTTCACTTTGTCGTCGTCGACGAGATGTTCTCCAAGGTCGACGACCAACACGCCGAGTATGCCTTGGAACTGTTCAAGCAGTTCGGACTCCAAGTGCTGATTGTGGCCCCATTGGATGCCAAGGCGCGAGTCACTCAACCGTACGTGGGTTCTTACCTCCACGCGGTGAAGAAGAACAATCGGTCGGCGATCTATGAGATGACAGCGGAAGCGTTCGAGGAGTGCGCCGGGCATCATGAGACTTCCGAACCGACGGCAGCACATCACCATGATTCGGCCTGA
- a CDS encoding DUF3322 domain-containing protein: protein MRLPNRRQHITMIRPEDIQRKATSLYRPFQWAWLDDQPFFPRVIPCDKTLDSNLAVASESVQQLRNGSKERIGFGYTVEWEDRNSRTHGRNRFPRQILFETQDDFLGLIGKEREFAQFARSVSELRKRYPQLAPWVRAHPAEVVDSAAELDGLLQVLDFLLAHPWPQLFARELPLPLDTKFVERNRGILRSWLDLVLPPHAIRADEEHFDRRFGLRYVEPLISVRFLDEAVRQRANLPWSECAIPLHSLASHPIAAESVLIVENKINLLTLPPIAGAIALGGLGNSVSDLRYVTWLSQLAVWYWGDIDVDGFEILSRLRTVFPNVRSLFMDQKSLFALRPTVRGVGNGRLGRLGMNLLPEEAAAFQVCSASNLRIEQERIPQDFVVSHIQAAFVAR from the coding sequence ATGAGACTTCCGAACCGACGGCAGCACATCACCATGATTCGGCCTGAAGACATCCAGCGAAAGGCGACGAGCCTCTATCGGCCATTCCAATGGGCTTGGCTCGATGACCAGCCGTTCTTTCCGAGAGTGATTCCCTGCGACAAGACCTTGGACTCTAACCTAGCCGTTGCAAGTGAATCCGTCCAACAGCTCAGAAATGGCTCCAAGGAAAGGATCGGCTTTGGATACACCGTGGAATGGGAGGATCGCAATTCACGAACACATGGTCGCAATCGCTTTCCGCGGCAGATTCTGTTCGAGACCCAGGACGATTTCTTAGGTCTCATTGGAAAAGAACGCGAGTTTGCTCAGTTCGCCCGCTCCGTCTCGGAGCTGCGCAAGAGATATCCGCAGTTGGCACCGTGGGTACGCGCTCATCCCGCTGAGGTCGTCGATTCCGCCGCGGAGCTCGACGGGCTGTTGCAGGTGCTCGATTTCTTGTTGGCCCATCCGTGGCCGCAGCTCTTCGCTCGGGAATTGCCTTTGCCGCTCGACACCAAGTTCGTAGAGCGCAATCGTGGCATTTTGAGGTCTTGGCTCGACCTTGTTCTTCCTCCCCACGCGATCCGTGCGGACGAGGAGCACTTCGATCGACGGTTCGGGCTCCGTTACGTCGAACCGTTGATCTCCGTGCGATTTCTGGATGAGGCTGTCAGGCAGAGGGCGAACCTGCCCTGGAGCGAATGCGCGATTCCGTTGCATTCACTGGCATCCCATCCGATCGCGGCGGAGTCGGTGTTGATCGTCGAGAACAAGATCAATCTGCTGACACTACCTCCGATCGCGGGGGCTATTGCGCTGGGAGGCCTTGGTAACAGCGTCAGCGATCTTCGATACGTTACATGGCTGTCTCAGCTAGCTGTCTGGTACTGGGGAGATATCGACGTCGACGGATTCGAGATTCTCTCGCGCCTCCGAACCGTCTTTCCGAATGTCAGAAGCCTGTTCATGGACCAGAAGTCGCTGTTTGCCCTGCGCCCCACCGTCAGGGGTGTCGGAAATGGACGATTAGGAAGACTGGGAATGAACCTTCTTCCTGAAGAAGCAGCCGCGTTCCAGGTCTGCTCAGCCTCGAATCTCCGCATCGAACAGGAGCGGATTCCTCAGGACTTCGTGGTCTCACACATCCAGGCGGCTTTTGTCGCTAGATGA
- a CDS encoding Mov34/MPN/PAD-1 family protein: protein MNYLEPSGIIADRAALQIPRAIALAAAVADYGLPYVEFVECRQHVDGDDLAETVVFDVEVERPQQTANDIRKKERISVTFLPSDNWYPEVLALRDNFPRVSHTNVREKEFPRSLCLYDQPWEQIAIRWTAASVVERIRFWLAETAKGTLHQDDQPLEPMLLGNGYRIVLPFDFFDGESNETFEELKVSFATNEKDCRLLRAEKGQGAGGLPFLALSFVAEAQMHGAIRHAPKNLKELDEFLKPAGVPIVELLYKKLEDWNKKELLDKKILLVVAFPLTRNGEETIESSDLWVFLTTRSVGDVGVAIGLWDKLAEHSYGRPILRDPKSDGQAIGLSILSPLFHLSAETAAISSGLTSDLRPSIAIGAGALGSQVLRLLAQSGFGAWCVVDKDVLLPHNVARHALDNRWIGFPKALPVAIELRSFYDRDGDLKWIDADLLRPDDKKQQLDKELAEAELVLDLAASIPVSRHLTYDVQSNGRRIAAFLNPRGTDLVLLVEDTARTIGLDFLEMQYYRAICQTAELENHLSPPDGRLRYARSCRDVSSTIPNYAVAMHAAIAAKAIRDAVQGANAEIRIWTSDPESLEVRHLRVAVSSSKRSRLGEWTLVVDDQLTARIAKLRLAKLPHETGGVLIGSYDLARKIVYVVDTIPSPPDSEEWPTLYIRGMKGLKFQVDKVQEMTGGQIEYVGEWHSHPAGCPCLPSDDDLKVFSWLTENMDVAGLPALMGIAGDHGYTEWYLGQMLRSGGWRAGT, encoded by the coding sequence GTGAACTACCTGGAACCAAGTGGCATCATCGCAGACCGGGCTGCACTCCAAATCCCGCGAGCAATCGCGCTTGCGGCGGCTGTGGCCGATTATGGGCTGCCCTATGTTGAGTTCGTCGAATGTCGACAGCACGTGGACGGCGATGACCTCGCCGAAACCGTCGTGTTCGACGTCGAGGTAGAACGGCCGCAGCAGACTGCGAACGATATCCGGAAGAAGGAGCGGATCTCAGTCACGTTCCTTCCTTCCGACAATTGGTACCCCGAGGTGCTCGCACTTCGCGATAACTTCCCACGAGTCTCACACACGAACGTGCGGGAGAAGGAGTTTCCCCGCAGCCTGTGTCTCTACGATCAGCCTTGGGAACAGATTGCAATCCGTTGGACGGCAGCCAGCGTCGTCGAGCGAATCAGGTTTTGGCTGGCGGAGACCGCCAAGGGAACCCTTCACCAGGATGATCAGCCACTCGAACCGATGTTGCTCGGAAACGGCTATCGGATTGTCCTTCCGTTCGACTTCTTTGACGGCGAGAGCAACGAAACGTTCGAGGAACTGAAGGTCTCCTTCGCGACGAACGAGAAGGACTGCCGGCTCCTTCGCGCCGAGAAGGGACAAGGAGCCGGGGGGCTTCCGTTCCTTGCACTCTCCTTCGTGGCAGAGGCACAGATGCATGGTGCGATTCGCCATGCTCCGAAGAACCTCAAGGAACTGGATGAGTTCCTGAAGCCGGCCGGTGTCCCCATTGTCGAACTCCTCTACAAGAAGCTGGAGGACTGGAACAAGAAAGAATTGCTGGACAAGAAAATCCTGCTGGTCGTCGCGTTCCCACTGACACGGAACGGTGAGGAAACGATCGAAAGCAGTGATTTGTGGGTCTTCTTGACCACCCGCAGTGTTGGTGATGTCGGCGTCGCAATCGGCCTTTGGGACAAGCTCGCCGAGCACTCGTACGGCCGACCAATCCTTCGAGATCCGAAATCCGATGGACAAGCCATTGGCTTGAGTATCTTGTCTCCTCTGTTCCACCTTTCAGCAGAGACGGCGGCAATATCCAGCGGACTCACTTCCGATCTCCGTCCGAGCATTGCGATCGGGGCGGGGGCTCTCGGGTCCCAAGTTCTGCGTCTGCTGGCTCAGTCGGGATTTGGGGCCTGGTGCGTAGTCGACAAGGATGTTCTCCTACCTCATAACGTCGCCCGCCACGCCCTGGACAACCGCTGGATCGGTTTCCCCAAAGCTCTGCCAGTTGCCATCGAGTTGCGGAGCTTCTATGACCGGGACGGTGATCTGAAATGGATCGATGCTGATCTGCTCCGCCCTGACGACAAAAAGCAGCAGCTCGACAAGGAGTTGGCCGAAGCAGAGCTGGTGCTTGATCTCGCCGCGTCTATTCCGGTTTCTCGCCATCTCACGTATGACGTCCAGAGCAACGGGAGGCGGATTGCAGCGTTCTTAAATCCCCGGGGGACGGACCTCGTGCTGCTCGTGGAGGACACAGCGCGAACGATTGGGCTGGATTTCCTGGAGATGCAGTATTACCGAGCGATCTGCCAGACCGCTGAGCTGGAGAATCACCTGTCACCGCCAGACGGTCGCCTTCGATATGCTAGGTCATGCCGAGACGTCAGCTCGACGATCCCGAATTACGCAGTCGCAATGCATGCGGCCATCGCCGCGAAAGCGATTCGTGATGCTGTCCAAGGTGCGAACGCGGAAATTCGGATCTGGACTTCTGATCCGGAGAGCCTCGAAGTCCGTCACCTTCGGGTAGCGGTGTCGTCATCGAAGCGAAGCCGTCTCGGAGAATGGACGCTGGTCGTGGATGACCAATTGACGGCCCGAATCGCGAAACTTCGGCTCGCAAAACTTCCACACGAAACCGGCGGTGTGCTGATCGGCTCCTACGATCTGGCTCGAAAGATTGTCTACGTAGTCGATACGATCCCTTCGCCCCCCGACAGCGAAGAATGGCCGACGTTGTACATTCGTGGGATGAAGGGACTGAAGTTCCAGGTGGACAAGGTCCAGGAGATGACGGGTGGCCAAATCGAATATGTCGGGGAGTGGCACTCTCATCCAGCCGGCTGCCCCTGCCTGCCGAGTGACGACGATCTTAAGGTCTTCAGTTGGCTGACTGAGAACATGGACGTGGCTGGCCTTCCGGCGTTGATGGGTATCGCTGGGGATCACGGCTACACAGAGTGGTACCTTGGCCAGATGCTACGAAGCGGTGGGTGGAGGGCCGGAACTTAG
- a CDS encoding recombinase family protein, whose protein sequence is MRELRDQGLSLRGIADRLNEDGHTTRRGLPWNQVQVMRVLG, encoded by the coding sequence ATGCGAGAGCTTCGGGATCAGGGACTCTCCCTGCGAGGGATCGCCGACCGTCTGAACGAGGACGGTCACACTACCCGCCGCGGACTGCCCTGGAATCAGGTGCAGGTCATGCGAGTCCTCGGGTAG
- a CDS encoding recombinase family protein: MKLVTYIRVSTQRQGRSGLGLSAQENAVREFAAQHDAKIVGSFTEVESGRDDERPELAKAIAYAKRQRATLIVAKLDRLARSVRFVSTLMESGVEFSAADMPFANRLTLHIMSAVAEDEARRISERTTAALKGLQASWRASGRQPARVSGSDRSGPETRSQAGCRGEPGQRCRSVR; encoded by the coding sequence ATGAAGCTCGTGACCTACATCCGTGTCAGCACGCAACGCCAGGGCCGATCGGGACTTGGCCTGTCGGCTCAAGAGAACGCTGTCCGCGAGTTCGCGGCCCAGCATGACGCAAAGATCGTCGGCAGCTTCACAGAGGTCGAGAGCGGCCGTGACGATGAGCGGCCGGAGCTTGCGAAGGCGATCGCCTACGCCAAGCGCCAACGGGCCACGCTGATCGTCGCCAAGTTGGACCGCCTCGCCCGCTCGGTTCGCTTCGTATCGACTCTTATGGAAAGCGGAGTCGAGTTCTCCGCGGCGGACATGCCTTTCGCGAACCGCCTGACCCTGCACATCATGAGCGCCGTGGCCGAAGACGAAGCTCGCCGGATCAGCGAGAGGACCACGGCCGCTCTGAAAGGCCTACAAGCGTCGTGGCGGGCTTCGGGGCGGCAGCCGGCCCGAGTGTCGGGATCTGACCGCAGCGGGCCGGAGACGAGGAGCCAAGCGGGCTGCCGAGGTGAACCGGGCCAACGCTGTCGCAGCGTACGCTGA
- a CDS encoding helix-hairpin-helix domain-containing protein, with protein sequence MSERFVDHRGRRIELGNVIGKGGEGTVYEVVGQVGAVAKLYHSKTVPDIKAAKLKVMVEASNDQLFKVSAWPKATVHSETNRAIRGIIMDRVSGYREIHTLYSPAHRNSAFPKADWGFLLRTAENLARAFSVLHRNGQVIGDVNQSNVLVASDALVKLIDTDSFRVSFNGRSFPCEVGVPLFTPPELQGKNFRDVDRAESHDLFGLAVLIFHLLFMGRHPFSGRSTGSGDGPTIEQAISEGRFAFSVNAARLQMQPPPHAPQLTLVPRPVAELFEQAFAVPAAASSRRPSAQQWLDGLSRISGELNVCKTDRGHRYGRHLSSCPWCDLVTRGSPNFFVTVSVQATLHSGPRTIASFQLRINGLKILERSFLTASSGVSNTAPPEIVIPPEIPLQRPITQTIAVCVAVIGILLCFTTLIPIGLPIVFGMAIWWAVMELDARDRYRGANSMRNELLARLRRSTQEMRRAIEVAEWERAEVKKDILSRVERGKTGLGEVVQRAKAAFTQYQRLDGEFAAQRSQLEMKKRELQLDAFLRQFFISDAQLPKIGLGRVATLESFGIETAADIEDYALSLVPGFGPVLASTLLAWRSALASQFRFNPSTALPQGELNRLLQRQTQQRNQVFNQAAVLTSEAERCCQRVNTELQGCWSQHDELSRRLADMTHRWTAADGALALATRRQ encoded by the coding sequence ATGAGTGAGCGATTCGTTGATCATCGAGGTCGACGGATCGAGCTTGGGAATGTCATCGGTAAAGGAGGAGAAGGAACGGTCTACGAGGTCGTGGGCCAAGTTGGTGCCGTTGCAAAGCTCTACCACTCGAAGACAGTACCGGACATTAAGGCCGCAAAGCTCAAGGTGATGGTCGAGGCATCGAACGACCAACTCTTCAAGGTTTCAGCGTGGCCGAAGGCGACTGTTCATTCGGAAACAAACCGAGCGATTCGTGGAATCATCATGGACCGCGTTAGCGGGTACCGTGAAATTCACACGCTCTACAGCCCGGCTCATCGGAACAGCGCGTTCCCGAAGGCGGATTGGGGCTTCTTGCTTCGAACTGCTGAAAACTTAGCGAGGGCGTTTTCGGTGCTACACCGGAACGGTCAGGTTATTGGTGATGTGAATCAGAGCAATGTGCTGGTGGCCTCGGACGCCCTGGTGAAGCTGATCGACACCGATTCGTTTCGAGTGAGCTTCAATGGTCGCTCGTTCCCCTGTGAAGTGGGTGTCCCTCTTTTCACCCCTCCCGAATTGCAGGGCAAGAATTTCCGGGACGTCGACCGCGCGGAATCGCACGATCTTTTTGGCCTGGCGGTGTTGATCTTTCATTTGCTTTTCATGGGACGTCACCCCTTTTCGGGACGATCCACCGGCTCAGGAGATGGACCTACCATCGAGCAAGCGATCAGCGAAGGGCGCTTCGCATTTAGCGTTAACGCCGCAAGGCTTCAGATGCAGCCGCCGCCCCATGCGCCGCAACTGACGCTGGTTCCCCGACCAGTGGCCGAGCTGTTTGAACAGGCCTTTGCGGTTCCGGCTGCAGCTTCCTCGCGCCGTCCGAGCGCACAGCAGTGGCTTGACGGTCTGTCGCGCATCAGCGGGGAGCTGAACGTCTGCAAGACCGACCGAGGCCACCGATACGGAAGGCATCTCTCCTCCTGTCCCTGGTGCGACCTTGTGACGCGCGGGTCCCCAAATTTCTTCGTAACCGTCTCGGTCCAAGCGACCCTGCACTCTGGTCCCCGAACCATTGCGTCGTTTCAACTTAGGATCAACGGGCTAAAGATTTTGGAGCGATCCTTTCTGACAGCCTCCTCGGGAGTTTCCAATACCGCCCCTCCTGAGATCGTCATTCCGCCGGAGATCCCGCTGCAGCGTCCCATCACTCAGACTATTGCCGTGTGTGTCGCCGTGATTGGAATCCTCCTCTGTTTCACCACTTTGATTCCGATCGGACTCCCGATTGTCTTTGGGATGGCCATTTGGTGGGCCGTTATGGAGCTCGACGCTCGCGATCGCTATCGAGGCGCCAACTCGATGCGCAACGAGCTTCTTGCTCGCCTCAGACGGTCTACTCAGGAGATGCGAAGGGCAATTGAGGTCGCCGAATGGGAGCGAGCCGAGGTGAAGAAGGACATCTTGAGCCGTGTTGAGAGAGGCAAGACGGGGCTGGGTGAAGTCGTTCAGCGTGCCAAAGCGGCGTTCACTCAGTACCAAAGGCTGGATGGCGAGTTTGCTGCGCAGCGCTCTCAGCTTGAGATGAAGAAGAGGGAACTACAGCTTGATGCATTCCTGCGACAATTCTTCATCTCGGATGCGCAGCTCCCGAAAATTGGCCTTGGGCGAGTGGCGACGCTCGAGAGCTTCGGCATCGAGACCGCGGCGGACATCGAGGATTACGCACTCTCGCTCGTCCCGGGTTTCGGCCCAGTTCTGGCTTCGACGCTACTTGCCTGGCGTTCCGCTCTGGCAAGTCAGTTTCGATTTAACCCGTCAACGGCCTTACCCCAAGGAGAGCTCAACCGTTTGCTTCAGCGGCAAACCCAGCAGCGAAACCAAGTGTTCAATCAGGCGGCTGTTCTGACCTCTGAGGCCGAAAGATGCTGTCAGCGCGTGAACACCGAACTTCAAGGATGCTGGTCACAACACGATGAGCTGAGTCGCCGCCTCGCAGACATGACGCACCGTTGGACAGCGGCTGATGGCGCTCTCGCACTTGCGACACGACGTCAGTGA
- a CDS encoding PP2C family serine/threonine-protein phosphatase — protein MWKFVGASVRGTSHIRTETACQDFFRIEQTHTHAGDYLIVTCADGAGSASFSEIGARVACERACEASKALLDERPAELLARADLIAVFRAAQQAIADAAAFHQKPLRDLATTLILAIAGESQTVFAQIGDGASVYVVDGTYHIGCWPQTGEYANITTFVSHCDLEQSLVFHSCGRIDRLAVFTDGLQLLALDVAKREAYAPFFHSMFEHLHRVDCAESLQEPLSRFLESKPVIDRTDDDKTLVLVTRRKTNE, from the coding sequence ATGTGGAAGTTCGTTGGTGCGAGCGTTCGCGGAACGTCCCATATCCGGACGGAGACGGCTTGCCAGGACTTCTTCCGCATCGAGCAGACTCATACTCATGCGGGAGACTATCTGATCGTTACGTGCGCGGACGGCGCCGGCAGCGCGAGCTTTTCGGAAATTGGAGCTCGGGTCGCCTGCGAACGGGCCTGTGAGGCGAGCAAGGCGCTTCTCGACGAGCGACCAGCGGAATTACTCGCGCGAGCAGATCTGATTGCTGTGTTTCGAGCGGCTCAGCAAGCGATTGCTGACGCGGCTGCGTTCCACCAGAAGCCTCTGAGAGATTTGGCGACGACTCTAATCCTGGCAATTGCCGGAGAGTCGCAAACAGTTTTCGCTCAGATCGGGGATGGCGCTTCGGTCTATGTCGTCGACGGAACGTACCACATTGGTTGTTGGCCGCAGACTGGCGAGTACGCAAACATCACGACTTTCGTCTCTCACTGTGATCTCGAACAGTCGCTCGTGTTCCACAGCTGCGGCCGTATCGATCGCCTTGCCGTCTTTACGGATGGGCTGCAGCTCCTGGCCCTCGACGTAGCGAAGCGTGAAGCATACGCCCCCTTCTTTCATTCGATGTTCGAGCATCTTCACAGAGTGGATTGCGCTGAAAGTCTTCAGGAACCGCTGTCTCGATTTCTGGAGTCGAAACCAGTCATCGATCGGACGGACGACGACAAGACTCTCGTCTTAGTAACGCGGAGGAAAACGAATGAGTGA